From the Motacilla alba alba isolate MOTALB_02 chromosome Z, Motacilla_alba_V1.0_pri, whole genome shotgun sequence genome, one window contains:
- the HAUS6 gene encoding HAUS augmin-like complex subunit 6 isoform X1: MAALRVSFARSAPRAAERTHWESDHLWICLLALGFNPKRYHGVRLGRDMFDKPNGKAFSAIARFLFIKLDKQRARQTFKTQSGFTKLSSPRFRKHCCLWLREIAQQKEVNLPRITPSTLICPGGAKFVHVLYRFARYVMIENMKKLSVGTGIPFAEAVMWRPWDMYLAKARHRVAYNKLLQILQREDFVFQEYRGKARVLITEIRRTKSEYAVVQEQFCRMKQNYQNKNDRTDRIQKVRSMWTLIVEMLTSLKKEKEVVDSVLEDCVNPCILDGTEVVLSVPALLTFRIESSIHRFCTGNLYEDGNLNFLTVIQLLNEALMTLRDERCPCELKELHRIEDVVTSYKNALQELNTKSLRRKQDHCEPKHQSLLRKQEIWESKWRTILGQCPFNLIFKEDLQPASSLQSSGSSDEDEGGVFYESFTDNYDYHHEECHDESDGSLETTTDTTLETTTDTTLVPSRCDFMQHGGLSASVATDRSSSVLSSSEASENGDLLIKNNLNTCVGNKKPVPQKNLKNGKEEFPTSEMEENAGENVTQTKSPVKKDDLLEKARDELAEEIAKSVMSESPHSGEEKGMTLDDLISSLSFNPFLTKNKISRTPENLLTEIRSSWRKAIQTKGSLDPELSSAEVVTEESSMNATPSMQEEVDSAFVCSEPVSPVSDLGPPVSGKKPQLNSTESSSQDQVSVSHTFESSDSKMSGIQECERTESEEPDCSALSQSSVEDLSQTLQNVAKSMNVPDTCLKSRTNTLSSDHCRSFLMDKMPCWNVSALNSVCQKSADIGILDETLPECTGLDPSISADSDSVFFTMDSENSVDGSENNEDIKKLDMQSLSNSHEVLKKTASETEEELHQTHNGDKSQSYRAKLSMVSKGGEENEDDPSMDEEFTKMPLPNSPDESKHFLSSLLVSCQQMDGT; the protein is encoded by the exons ATGGCGGCGCTGCGGGTGTCTTTTGCCCGCTCGGCGCCGAGAGCTGCAGAGCGCACTCACTGGGAGAGCGATCACCTCTGGATCTGTTTGCTGGCCTTGGGCTTCAACCCGAAACGCTACCATGGCGTAAGACTAGGGAG GGATATGTTCGATAAACCGAACGGCAAAGCGTTTTCTGCCATTGCCCGCTTCTTGTTTATTAAGCTGGATAAGCAACGTGCAAGACAAACTTTCAA AACTCAATCTGGATTCACAAAACTATCAAGTCCTAGATTTAGGAAGCACTGCTGTCTGTGGCTAAGAGAAATTGCA CAGCAGAAGGAAGTAAATCTTCCACGAATTACGCCTTCCACGCTGATTTGTCCTGGTGGTGCTAAATTTGTTCATGTGTTATACCGTTTTGCAAGATATGTAATGATTGAGAACATGAAAAAGCTCTCTGTAG GCACTGGTATACCTTTTGCTGAAGCTGTAATGTGGAGACCTTGGGATATGTACCTAGCAAAAGCAAGACACAGAGTTGCATACAATAAACTGCTGCAAATTCTTCAAAGGGAAGACTTTGTTTTTCAAGAATATAGGGGAAAAGCACG ggttttaattacagaaataagGCGGACAAAGTCTGAATATGCAGTTGTGCAGGAGCAGTTTTGCAG GATGAAGCAAAattaccaaaacaaaaatgacaGAACTGATAGAATTCAGAAG GTCCGCAGTATGTGGACACTTATAGTGGAAATGCTTACAtctctgaaaaaggaaaaggaagttgTGGATTCTGTACTTGAAGACTGTGTTAACCCATGTATTCTAGACGGAACTGAGGTTGTTTTGAGTGTTCCAGCGTTGTTGACTTTCAGAATTGAGAGTAGCATACATAGA TTTTGTACAGGAAATTTATATGAAGAtggaaatctgaattttctaaCAGTTATTCAGTTGCTAAATGAAGCCCTGATGACATTGAGAGATGAACGTTGTCCATGTGAATTAAAAGAACTTCACAGAATTGAGGATGTGGTTACATCCTACAAGAATGCACTACAGGAGTTGAACACAAAAAG TCTAAGAAGAAAGCAAGACCATTGTGAGCCAAAGCATCAGTCTCTtctcagaaaacaggaaatctGGGAGTCTAAGTGGAGAACAATTCTTGGCCAGTGTccttttaatttaatctttaaaGAGGATCTA caACCTGCTTCATCGCTTCAATCTTCTGGTTCTTCAGACGAAGATGAAGGTGGTGTCTTTTATGAGTCATTTACAG ATAATTATGACTATCATCATGAAGAATGCCATGATGAAAGTGATGGGTCTTTGGAAACCACCACTGATACAACTTTGGAAACCACCACTGATACAACATTAGTACCCTCAAGATG TGACTTCATGCAGCATGGAGGCTTGTCTGCTTCTGTGGCTACAGACAG GAGCTCATCGGTGCTGTCGTCGTCAGAAGCATCCGAAAATGGAGACctgttaattaaaaat AACTTGAATACTTGTGtgggaaataaaaaacctgTGCCtcaaaaaaacttgaaaaatggaaaggaagaatTCCCTACTTCAGAAATGGAGGAGAATGCAGGTGAAAATGTTACCCAAACAAAGTCTCCTGTGAAAAAAGATGACCTTCTTGAGAAAGCCAGAGATGAACTGGCAGAAGAG ATTGCAAAGTCAGTGATGTCTGAGTCACCTCACAGTggtgaagaaaaaggaatgacATTAGATGATCTCATTAGCTCACTGTCTTTTAACCCGTTTTTAACGAAGAATAAAATATCCCGAACTCCAGAAAATCTGC TTACTGAAATTAGAAGTTCGTGGAGAAAAGCTATTCAGACTAAGGGCTCATTAGACCCAGAGCTGTCCTCAGCTGAAGTGGTGACGGAAGAATCTTCAATGAATGCTACACCCAGTATGCAGGAGGAGGTGGACTCTGCCTTTGTGTGCTCTGAACCTGTGTCTCCTGTATCTGACTTGGGTCCTCCTGTGTCAGGAAAGAAGCCTCAATTGAATTCTACAGAATCTAGTTCTCAGGACCAAGTGAGTGTAAGTCATACATTTGAATCTTCGGATTCAAAAATGTCTGGAATTCAAGAATGTGAGAGAACTGAATCAGAGGAACCAGATTGTTCTGCTTTGAGTCAAAGTTCTGTAGAAGATCTAAGTCAGACTTTGCAAAATGTAGCGAAAAGTATGAATGTTCCAGATACTTGTTTGAAAAGTAGAACAAATACACTATCTTCAGACCACTGTCGCAGTTTTCTAATGGATAAGATGCCGTGCTGGAATGTATCTGCATTAAATTCTGTCTGTCAGAAATCTGCTGACATAGGAATATTGGATGAGACACTTCCAGAATGTACTGGCTTGGATCCCAGCATATCTGCAGACTCAGACTCCGTTTTTTTTACAATGGACAGTGAAAATTCAGTGGATGGCTCAGAAAATAATGaggatattaaaaaattagatATGCAGTCCCTGTCTAACTCACACGAAGTGCTAAAAAAGACTGCATCTGAGACTGAAGAGGAGCTGCATCAAACACATAATGGAGACAAATCTCAAAGTTATAGAGCTAAACTAAGTATGGTATcaaaaggaggagaggaaaatgaagatgaTCCTTCCATGGATGAAGAATTCACCAAGATGCCATTGCCAAACTCTCCTGATGAAAGCAAACATTTCCTGTCGTCTTTGCTGGTATCCTGTCAACAGATGGATGGTACATGA
- the HAUS6 gene encoding HAUS augmin-like complex subunit 6 isoform X2 → MAALRVSFARSAPRAAERTHWESDHLWICLLALGFNPKRYHGVRLGRDMFDKPNGKAFSAIARFLFIKLDKQRARQTFKTQSGFTKLSSPRFRKHCCLWLREIAQKEVNLPRITPSTLICPGGAKFVHVLYRFARYVMIENMKKLSVGTGIPFAEAVMWRPWDMYLAKARHRVAYNKLLQILQREDFVFQEYRGKARVLITEIRRTKSEYAVVQEQFCRMKQNYQNKNDRTDRIQKVRSMWTLIVEMLTSLKKEKEVVDSVLEDCVNPCILDGTEVVLSVPALLTFRIESSIHRFCTGNLYEDGNLNFLTVIQLLNEALMTLRDERCPCELKELHRIEDVVTSYKNALQELNTKSLRRKQDHCEPKHQSLLRKQEIWESKWRTILGQCPFNLIFKEDLQPASSLQSSGSSDEDEGGVFYESFTDNYDYHHEECHDESDGSLETTTDTTLETTTDTTLVPSRCDFMQHGGLSASVATDRSSSVLSSSEASENGDLLIKNNLNTCVGNKKPVPQKNLKNGKEEFPTSEMEENAGENVTQTKSPVKKDDLLEKARDELAEEIAKSVMSESPHSGEEKGMTLDDLISSLSFNPFLTKNKISRTPENLLTEIRSSWRKAIQTKGSLDPELSSAEVVTEESSMNATPSMQEEVDSAFVCSEPVSPVSDLGPPVSGKKPQLNSTESSSQDQVSVSHTFESSDSKMSGIQECERTESEEPDCSALSQSSVEDLSQTLQNVAKSMNVPDTCLKSRTNTLSSDHCRSFLMDKMPCWNVSALNSVCQKSADIGILDETLPECTGLDPSISADSDSVFFTMDSENSVDGSENNEDIKKLDMQSLSNSHEVLKKTASETEEELHQTHNGDKSQSYRAKLSMVSKGGEENEDDPSMDEEFTKMPLPNSPDESKHFLSSLLVSCQQMDGT, encoded by the exons ATGGCGGCGCTGCGGGTGTCTTTTGCCCGCTCGGCGCCGAGAGCTGCAGAGCGCACTCACTGGGAGAGCGATCACCTCTGGATCTGTTTGCTGGCCTTGGGCTTCAACCCGAAACGCTACCATGGCGTAAGACTAGGGAG GGATATGTTCGATAAACCGAACGGCAAAGCGTTTTCTGCCATTGCCCGCTTCTTGTTTATTAAGCTGGATAAGCAACGTGCAAGACAAACTTTCAA AACTCAATCTGGATTCACAAAACTATCAAGTCCTAGATTTAGGAAGCACTGCTGTCTGTGGCTAAGAGAAATTGCA CAGAAGGAAGTAAATCTTCCACGAATTACGCCTTCCACGCTGATTTGTCCTGGTGGTGCTAAATTTGTTCATGTGTTATACCGTTTTGCAAGATATGTAATGATTGAGAACATGAAAAAGCTCTCTGTAG GCACTGGTATACCTTTTGCTGAAGCTGTAATGTGGAGACCTTGGGATATGTACCTAGCAAAAGCAAGACACAGAGTTGCATACAATAAACTGCTGCAAATTCTTCAAAGGGAAGACTTTGTTTTTCAAGAATATAGGGGAAAAGCACG ggttttaattacagaaataagGCGGACAAAGTCTGAATATGCAGTTGTGCAGGAGCAGTTTTGCAG GATGAAGCAAAattaccaaaacaaaaatgacaGAACTGATAGAATTCAGAAG GTCCGCAGTATGTGGACACTTATAGTGGAAATGCTTACAtctctgaaaaaggaaaaggaagttgTGGATTCTGTACTTGAAGACTGTGTTAACCCATGTATTCTAGACGGAACTGAGGTTGTTTTGAGTGTTCCAGCGTTGTTGACTTTCAGAATTGAGAGTAGCATACATAGA TTTTGTACAGGAAATTTATATGAAGAtggaaatctgaattttctaaCAGTTATTCAGTTGCTAAATGAAGCCCTGATGACATTGAGAGATGAACGTTGTCCATGTGAATTAAAAGAACTTCACAGAATTGAGGATGTGGTTACATCCTACAAGAATGCACTACAGGAGTTGAACACAAAAAG TCTAAGAAGAAAGCAAGACCATTGTGAGCCAAAGCATCAGTCTCTtctcagaaaacaggaaatctGGGAGTCTAAGTGGAGAACAATTCTTGGCCAGTGTccttttaatttaatctttaaaGAGGATCTA caACCTGCTTCATCGCTTCAATCTTCTGGTTCTTCAGACGAAGATGAAGGTGGTGTCTTTTATGAGTCATTTACAG ATAATTATGACTATCATCATGAAGAATGCCATGATGAAAGTGATGGGTCTTTGGAAACCACCACTGATACAACTTTGGAAACCACCACTGATACAACATTAGTACCCTCAAGATG TGACTTCATGCAGCATGGAGGCTTGTCTGCTTCTGTGGCTACAGACAG GAGCTCATCGGTGCTGTCGTCGTCAGAAGCATCCGAAAATGGAGACctgttaattaaaaat AACTTGAATACTTGTGtgggaaataaaaaacctgTGCCtcaaaaaaacttgaaaaatggaaaggaagaatTCCCTACTTCAGAAATGGAGGAGAATGCAGGTGAAAATGTTACCCAAACAAAGTCTCCTGTGAAAAAAGATGACCTTCTTGAGAAAGCCAGAGATGAACTGGCAGAAGAG ATTGCAAAGTCAGTGATGTCTGAGTCACCTCACAGTggtgaagaaaaaggaatgacATTAGATGATCTCATTAGCTCACTGTCTTTTAACCCGTTTTTAACGAAGAATAAAATATCCCGAACTCCAGAAAATCTGC TTACTGAAATTAGAAGTTCGTGGAGAAAAGCTATTCAGACTAAGGGCTCATTAGACCCAGAGCTGTCCTCAGCTGAAGTGGTGACGGAAGAATCTTCAATGAATGCTACACCCAGTATGCAGGAGGAGGTGGACTCTGCCTTTGTGTGCTCTGAACCTGTGTCTCCTGTATCTGACTTGGGTCCTCCTGTGTCAGGAAAGAAGCCTCAATTGAATTCTACAGAATCTAGTTCTCAGGACCAAGTGAGTGTAAGTCATACATTTGAATCTTCGGATTCAAAAATGTCTGGAATTCAAGAATGTGAGAGAACTGAATCAGAGGAACCAGATTGTTCTGCTTTGAGTCAAAGTTCTGTAGAAGATCTAAGTCAGACTTTGCAAAATGTAGCGAAAAGTATGAATGTTCCAGATACTTGTTTGAAAAGTAGAACAAATACACTATCTTCAGACCACTGTCGCAGTTTTCTAATGGATAAGATGCCGTGCTGGAATGTATCTGCATTAAATTCTGTCTGTCAGAAATCTGCTGACATAGGAATATTGGATGAGACACTTCCAGAATGTACTGGCTTGGATCCCAGCATATCTGCAGACTCAGACTCCGTTTTTTTTACAATGGACAGTGAAAATTCAGTGGATGGCTCAGAAAATAATGaggatattaaaaaattagatATGCAGTCCCTGTCTAACTCACACGAAGTGCTAAAAAAGACTGCATCTGAGACTGAAGAGGAGCTGCATCAAACACATAATGGAGACAAATCTCAAAGTTATAGAGCTAAACTAAGTATGGTATcaaaaggaggagaggaaaatgaagatgaTCCTTCCATGGATGAAGAATTCACCAAGATGCCATTGCCAAACTCTCCTGATGAAAGCAAACATTTCCTGTCGTCTTTGCTGGTATCCTGTCAACAGATGGATGGTACATGA